The Micromonospora sp. NBC_01740 genome includes a window with the following:
- a CDS encoding GNAT family N-acetyltransferase: protein MTGTDRPGEPRRQETVVRRAAPSDVDLVMEVVTRLLRELSGVPDRTLAEASRSAAEELLGDPSRGLVLLADLDHAPARASRAAVPVGILTASFPFAVRTAGRYALIEELFVSPQARGAGVGAALVSGLLGELATAGIRTVEVGLPSHRFAQEPRTRSFYSRQGFRSIGLRMRLQSGDTA, encoded by the coding sequence GTGACCGGCACCGACCGGCCCGGCGAGCCGCGCCGGCAGGAGACGGTCGTACGACGGGCGGCCCCCTCGGACGTCGACCTGGTGATGGAGGTGGTCACCCGGTTGCTCCGGGAGCTCTCGGGCGTCCCCGACCGTACGCTCGCCGAAGCGAGCCGGAGCGCCGCCGAAGAACTGCTCGGCGACCCGTCCCGCGGACTCGTACTCCTCGCCGACCTGGACCACGCCCCGGCGCGGGCGTCCCGTGCCGCCGTGCCGGTGGGCATCCTCACGGCGAGCTTCCCGTTCGCGGTGCGGACGGCGGGCCGCTACGCGCTCATCGAGGAGTTGTTCGTGAGCCCGCAGGCCCGCGGTGCCGGCGTGGGCGCGGCGCTGGTCTCCGGTCTCCTCGGGGAACTCGCCACCGCGGGCATCCGGACGGTCGAGGTGGGTCTTCCCTCGCACCGGTTCGCGCAGGAGCCGCGAACCCGCTCCTTCTACTCCCGGCAGGGCTTCCGCTCGATCGGCCTGCGAATGCGTCTACAGAGCGGTGACACGGCATGA
- a CDS encoding chorismate mutase codes for MDELDRLRHELDVVDLRILEAIKSRFDVIRRIARHKQASGVPMMQSDRVSFVRSRYAAYGLAHGIPDDLLDRIAAELIETACRLEDELMANDPAGTQQ; via the coding sequence TTGGACGAGTTGGACCGGCTGCGTCACGAGCTGGACGTGGTCGACCTCCGCATTCTCGAGGCCATCAAGAGCCGGTTCGACGTGATCCGCAGGATCGCGCGGCACAAGCAGGCCAGCGGCGTACCGATGATGCAGAGCGACCGCGTCTCGTTCGTGCGCAGCCGGTACGCCGCCTACGGCCTCGCCCACGGCATCCCCGACGACCTGCTGGATCGGATCGCGGCGGAGCTGATCGAGACGGCCTGCCGCCTCGAGGACGAGCTGATGGCCAACGATCCGGCAGGAACACAGCAGTGA